A single genomic interval of Fibrobacter sp. UWB13 harbors:
- a CDS encoding ATP synthase subunit K (produces ATP from ADP in the presence of a proton gradient across the membrane; the K subunit is a nonenzymatic component which binds the dimeric form by interacting with the G and E subunits): MEPNTMVTLAKMGAAAALGIAAMGSALGCGTAGMSAITMWKKAYAQGKSALFTLLVFVGAPISQTIYGMLLMNFILSKAAEQGFTNWGGCLGAGIFGGLGMMASAWYQGKSAAVACDALGETGKGMVNYLMVLGIVETVALFVLVFSMMVL, from the coding sequence ATGGAACCGAATACAATGGTGACTCTCGCTAAAATGGGTGCTGCAGCTGCGCTTGGCATTGCGGCTATGGGCTCTGCCCTTGGTTGCGGAACGGCCGGTATGTCTGCTATCACGATGTGGAAGAAGGCTTACGCTCAGGGTAAGTCTGCTCTCTTCACTCTTCTCGTGTTCGTCGGTGCTCCGATTTCCCAGACGATTTACGGCATGTTGCTCATGAACTTCATCTTGAGCAAGGCTGCTGAACAGGGCTTTACGAACTGGGGCGGCTGCCTCGGTGCTGGTATCTTCGGTGGCCTCGGCATGATGGCTTCTGCTTGGTACCAGGGCAAGTCTGCTGCAGTGGCTTGCGATGCTCTCGGTGAAACCGGCAAGGGCATGGTGAACTACTTGATGGTTCTCGGTATCGTCGAAACCGTCGCTTTGTTCGTGCTTGTGTTCTCCATGATGGTGCTTTAA
- a CDS encoding V-type ATP synthase subunit I, translated as MITPMKKVTILTLASHKEETLKALREMEIIHLTPLQNAVGASVNGAKGAVARVQKAMEVVPDKLRKGVTPAAKGASGVTLVEEIQTLISDKKNAEIQLEQAKEELEKLHAFGNLDPRTVKELAAKGIFVRLYLVDLSKDPFEVEGDNAYKHVFGKDENGTYIAVFTKGDAPASVKGAFTELAMPLKSLEEYRMIEEESNTTISAVDERFAQLASVKDDLEDRLLEVTDRYNLVEASASMLQNKGLAALQGFCPEPRVAEISAAAKANGWGIRVEDPTDEDNIPTLLGYNKLSRPMQCLYDIIGISPGYNEVDVSSVFLCFFSLFFAMIVGDMAYGLLFLGLAMFARSKMPKASSAGFHFVYLMSWATIIWGAINANFLGLTPELAGWSYYLDIANYNFIPEGVRNVLYWIRSSAPTDPTRFEAYKQFCETFTFLPASFVPKAAGASQMQHIQLFCFCIAVVHLSIAHAWNVVVRLKRKSSTFMAQVGWLMGAWVMFFLACNMVLGIDMPKFVIPMFIVEVVLLVLFTVPPSRLKQDFISIPMLVLDIVNSFTDVISYIRLFAVGMSGAAIAEAFNGMLSPLFGSAVGVAGAALVLLGVHGLNIALAVMGVAVHAVRLNTLEFSNGLGLEWSGFAFSPFAKQKN; from the coding sequence ATGATTACTCCTATGAAGAAGGTGACCATTCTTACGCTTGCAAGCCATAAGGAAGAAACCCTTAAGGCTCTGCGCGAAATGGAAATTATCCATTTGACTCCGCTCCAGAATGCCGTTGGTGCATCTGTGAACGGTGCAAAGGGTGCTGTGGCCCGCGTGCAGAAGGCTATGGAAGTCGTTCCGGATAAGCTCCGCAAGGGTGTGACGCCTGCAGCGAAAGGTGCAAGCGGTGTAACGCTCGTCGAAGAAATCCAGACGCTCATTTCGGACAAGAAAAATGCCGAAATTCAGCTGGAACAAGCCAAGGAAGAACTTGAAAAGCTCCACGCTTTTGGAAATCTCGATCCGCGTACGGTCAAGGAACTCGCCGCAAAGGGCATCTTTGTCCGCCTTTATCTCGTCGATCTTTCCAAGGATCCTTTTGAAGTCGAAGGCGATAACGCTTACAAGCATGTTTTTGGCAAGGATGAAAATGGCACGTACATTGCCGTGTTCACGAAGGGCGATGCTCCTGCATCTGTGAAGGGTGCGTTTACGGAACTCGCCATGCCTCTCAAGTCGCTCGAAGAATATCGAATGATCGAAGAGGAATCGAACACGACGATTTCTGCTGTGGACGAACGCTTTGCCCAGCTTGCTTCCGTGAAGGACGATCTCGAAGACCGCCTCTTGGAAGTGACGGACCGTTACAATCTCGTGGAAGCTTCTGCAAGCATGCTCCAGAACAAGGGCTTGGCTGCACTTCAGGGATTCTGCCCGGAACCGCGCGTTGCTGAAATCAGTGCGGCAGCGAAGGCAAACGGCTGGGGCATCCGCGTTGAAGATCCGACGGACGAAGATAACATCCCGACGCTTCTCGGCTACAACAAGCTTTCACGCCCGATGCAGTGCCTCTATGACATCATTGGCATCTCGCCGGGTTACAACGAAGTTGACGTGAGCTCTGTGTTCCTCTGCTTCTTTAGCCTTTTCTTTGCGATGATTGTGGGCGATATGGCTTATGGCCTGTTGTTCCTCGGTCTTGCGATGTTTGCTCGCTCGAAAATGCCGAAGGCAAGTAGTGCAGGATTCCACTTTGTGTATTTGATGAGCTGGGCGACTATCATCTGGGGCGCCATCAATGCAAACTTCCTTGGCCTTACGCCGGAACTTGCAGGGTGGAGCTACTACCTTGATATCGCTAACTACAACTTTATCCCGGAAGGCGTGCGCAACGTACTCTATTGGATTCGCAGCTCTGCTCCGACGGATCCGACGCGCTTCGAAGCATACAAGCAGTTCTGCGAGACGTTTACGTTCTTGCCTGCTAGCTTTGTGCCGAAGGCCGCTGGGGCATCCCAGATGCAGCATATCCAGCTGTTCTGCTTCTGCATTGCCGTTGTGCACTTGAGCATTGCTCATGCGTGGAATGTCGTTGTGCGTCTCAAGCGCAAGTCTTCGACGTTCATGGCGCAGGTGGGCTGGCTCATGGGCGCTTGGGTCATGTTCTTCCTTGCATGCAACATGGTGCTTGGAATCGACATGCCGAAGTTCGTCATCCCGATGTTCATCGTGGAAGTCGTGCTTCTCGTGCTCTTTACGGTGCCGCCTAGCCGCCTCAAACAGGACTTCATCAGCATCCCGATGCTCGTGCTCGACATCGTGAACAGCTTCACCGACGTTATCAGCTATATCCGTCTCTTTGCTGTGGGTATGTCTGGTGCCGCCATCGCCGAAGCGTTCAATGGAATGCTCTCGCCGCTGTTTGGCTCTGCCGTGGGGGTTGCCGGTGCAGCTCTAGTTCTTTTGGGCGTTCATGGCCTGAACATTGCACTTGCCGTGATGGGCGTTGCAGTGCATGCCGTACGTCTTAACACACTCGAATTTTCAAATGGACTTGGTCTTGAATGGAGCGGATTTGCATTCAGCCCCTTCGCCAAGCAAAAAAATTAA
- a CDS encoding V-type ATP synthase subunit D yields the protein MAKVKLTKNALKAERDALKRFQRYLPTLLLKKQQLQMEMRTLQEKVMAKREEEDKLRKSMASWISLFAEPIEWKKYLSVKSVEQGEGNIAGVKIPTFSGVEFNVNIPDFFTTPVWLDDGIRSLQGLISLRLERRVLEKQYELLSKELRTTSQRVNLFEKVKIPESKDNIRKINIFLGDQQTSGVARSKLAKGKATAKALALDAQSKEVAA from the coding sequence ATGGCTAAGGTCAAGTTAACTAAAAACGCCCTCAAGGCGGAACGTGACGCACTGAAGCGCTTCCAGCGCTATCTGCCGACGTTGCTTTTGAAAAAGCAGCAGCTGCAGATGGAAATGCGTACGCTCCAGGAGAAGGTGATGGCGAAACGCGAAGAAGAGGATAAGCTCCGCAAGAGTATGGCTTCGTGGATTTCGCTTTTTGCCGAACCCATTGAGTGGAAAAAGTATCTCTCGGTGAAAAGTGTCGAACAGGGCGAGGGTAACATTGCCGGCGTGAAGATTCCGACGTTTAGCGGTGTGGAATTCAACGTGAACATTCCGGACTTCTTTACGACTCCGGTGTGGCTCGACGATGGTATCCGCAGCTTGCAAGGTTTGATTTCCTTGCGCCTGGAACGCCGTGTGCTCGAAAAGCAGTACGAACTCCTTTCGAAGGAACTGCGTACCACGAGCCAGCGTGTGAACCTGTTCGAAAAGGTGAAAATTCCCGAGTCTAAGGATAACATCCGCAAAATCAATATCTTCTTGGGTGACCAGCAGACAAGCGGTGTGGCCCGTAGTAAGCTTGCAAAGGGCAAGGCTACGGCTAAGGCGCTTGCACTTGACGCCCAGAGTAAGGAGGTTGCCGCATGA
- a CDS encoding V-type ATP synthase subunit B, with protein MHNVAYHRIERIAGSVITLRAEGVANQELAQVTSSFGTSLARVIRIDGDLVDLQVFAGARGISTDSEVRFLGEPMKVPYSDALLGRVFNGAGKPRDNGPEVDGERITIGGPSVNPAKRIIPKTMVRTGIPMIDVFNTLVVSQKLPIFSIAGEPYNELLARIALQAEVDVIILGGMGLKHDDYLYLKDYLEKNGALSRTVMFMHTASDPIVECLLVPDASLAVAEKFATEGKNVLVLLTDMTNFADAMKEIAITMEQIPSNRGYPGDLYSQLASRYEKAVDFSDAGSITILAVTTMPGDDVTHPVPDNTGYITEGQFYLRKGRIEPFGSLSRLKQQVNGKTRSDHRTIMNTMIQLYASYKETLEKQSMGFNMSNWDQKLLKYGVRFEKEMMDLSVNIPLEKALDLGWEILADCFTPEETGIPTKMINQYWPKKW; from the coding sequence ATGCATAATGTTGCTTACCATCGTATTGAACGCATTGCCGGTTCTGTGATTACTTTGAGAGCCGAAGGCGTTGCAAACCAGGAACTGGCTCAGGTGACGAGCTCTTTCGGTACTTCTCTTGCCCGTGTGATCCGCATTGACGGTGACCTCGTGGACTTGCAGGTCTTTGCTGGTGCTCGTGGTATTTCTACGGACTCCGAAGTGCGATTCCTCGGTGAACCGATGAAGGTCCCGTACAGCGATGCTTTGCTTGGCCGCGTGTTTAACGGTGCCGGCAAGCCGCGTGACAACGGCCCGGAAGTCGATGGCGAACGCATCACGATTGGCGGCCCGTCTGTGAACCCTGCTAAGCGAATCATCCCGAAGACGATGGTGCGTACGGGTATCCCGATGATTGACGTGTTCAACACGCTCGTCGTTTCGCAGAAGCTCCCGATTTTCTCGATTGCAGGTGAACCCTACAACGAACTTTTGGCACGTATCGCCTTGCAGGCTGAAGTCGATGTGATTATCCTCGGCGGCATGGGCCTCAAGCACGATGACTACCTCTATCTCAAGGATTACCTCGAAAAGAACGGTGCTCTTTCCCGTACGGTGATGTTCATGCATACCGCATCTGACCCGATTGTGGAATGCTTGCTTGTTCCGGATGCATCCCTCGCTGTTGCTGAAAAGTTTGCAACCGAAGGCAAGAACGTGCTCGTGCTCCTCACGGACATGACGAACTTTGCCGACGCCATGAAGGAAATTGCTATTACGATGGAACAGATTCCGTCGAACCGTGGTTATCCAGGCGACCTTTACTCTCAGCTCGCAAGCCGCTACGAAAAGGCTGTGGACTTCAGCGACGCTGGTTCTATCACGATTTTGGCTGTGACCACCATGCCGGGCGACGACGTGACGCACCCGGTTCCGGACAACACGGGTTACATTACCGAAGGTCAGTTCTACTTGCGCAAGGGCCGTATCGAACCGTTCGGTTCTTTGAGCCGCTTGAAGCAGCAGGTGAACGGCAAGACCCGTAGCGACCACCGTACCATCATGAACACCATGATTCAGCTGTACGCAAGCTACAAGGAAACCTTGGAAAAGCAATCCATGGGCTTCAACATGAGCAACTGGGACCAGAAGCTGTTGAAGTACGGTGTACGCTTCGAAAAGGAAATGATGGACCTTTCTGTGAACATCCCTCTTGAAAAGGCTTTGGATCTCGGATGGGAAATCCTCGCCGATTGCTTCACTCCTGAAGAAACCGGTATCCCCACCAAGATGATCAATCAGTACTGGCCGAAGAAGTGGTAA
- a CDS encoding V-type ATP synthase subunit A, producing the protein MASIGKITGVNGNLIRVKFESAVSQNEVAYAKLISKNEAGKTEIIPLKSEVIRIRGDYAELQVFEDTTGLKAGDEVEFTGELLSVELGPGLLTQVFDGLQNPLPKLADECGFFLQRGKYLKALPRDKKWAFTPVAKAGDVVVAGDTLGTVPEGVFSHRIMVPFKLLGKWTVDYITTAGDRVVEDVVAKLKNDKGESVDVTMVQTWPVKMPIKAYEERLRPSKPLTMQQRIIDTFFPVMQGGTFCTPGPFGAGKTVLQQLMSRYADVDIVILAACGERAGEVVETLREFPELIDPRTGKSLMERTLIICNTSSMPVAAREASVYTGVTLAEYYRQMGLNVLLLADSTSRWAQALREMSGRLEEIPGEEAFPAYLESVIASFYERGGVVRLKDGSTGSVTICGSVSPAGGNFEEPVTQATLKVVGAFLGLSRERSDQRRFPAIHPLDSWSKYEGIIDSKKVAQARSILANGVDVNNMMKVVGEEGTSIEDFIVYLKSEYLDAVYLQQDAYNEIDAACSAERQKYVFDKIYTILMTPMTFTEKDVARTFFLKLTQATKDWNRVAFDSQEFKDLESSIFASVKEVSANA; encoded by the coding sequence ATGGCTAGTATCGGAAAAATAACCGGCGTGAACGGAAACCTGATTCGTGTCAAGTTTGAAAGCGCCGTTTCCCAGAACGAAGTGGCTTATGCAAAGCTCATTTCGAAGAACGAAGCAGGTAAGACAGAAATCATCCCCCTTAAGAGCGAAGTGATTCGTATCCGTGGTGATTACGCTGAACTCCAGGTGTTCGAAGATACGACTGGCCTCAAGGCTGGCGACGAAGTCGAATTTACGGGTGAACTTCTTTCTGTTGAACTTGGTCCGGGTCTCCTTACTCAAGTTTTTGATGGTCTTCAGAACCCGCTGCCGAAGCTCGCTGACGAATGCGGCTTCTTCCTCCAGCGCGGTAAGTACTTGAAGGCTCTCCCGCGTGACAAGAAGTGGGCTTTTACTCCGGTCGCTAAGGCTGGCGATGTGGTTGTCGCTGGTGATACGCTCGGTACGGTTCCGGAAGGTGTTTTCTCGCATCGCATCATGGTGCCGTTCAAGCTCCTCGGCAAGTGGACTGTGGATTACATTACGACTGCCGGTGACCGCGTTGTCGAAGATGTTGTCGCAAAGCTCAAGAACGATAAGGGCGAATCTGTTGACGTGACGATGGTGCAGACCTGGCCGGTCAAGATGCCGATCAAGGCTTATGAAGAACGCCTCCGCCCGTCCAAGCCGCTTACCATGCAGCAGCGCATTATCGATACGTTCTTCCCTGTGATGCAGGGCGGTACGTTCTGTACGCCGGGTCCATTCGGTGCCGGTAAGACTGTGCTCCAGCAGCTCATGAGCCGTTATGCCGATGTGGACATCGTGATTTTGGCTGCTTGCGGTGAACGTGCTGGTGAAGTGGTGGAAACCCTTCGCGAATTCCCGGAATTGATTGACCCGCGTACGGGCAAGTCCTTGATGGAACGTACGCTTATCATTTGTAACACGTCTTCGATGCCGGTGGCTGCTCGTGAAGCTTCCGTTTATACCGGCGTGACGCTCGCTGAATACTATCGCCAGATGGGCCTCAACGTGCTCCTCCTCGCAGACTCCACTTCCCGTTGGGCTCAGGCTCTCCGTGAAATGAGTGGCCGTTTGGAAGAAATTCCGGGCGAAGAAGCATTCCCGGCTTACCTCGAATCTGTGATCGCTTCTTTCTACGAACGCGGTGGCGTTGTCCGCCTCAAGGACGGTTCAACCGGCTCTGTGACGATTTGTGGTTCCGTGTCTCCTGCAGGTGGTAACTTCGAAGAACCGGTGACCCAGGCAACCTTGAAGGTGGTGGGCGCATTCCTTGGCCTTTCCCGTGAACGTTCTGACCAGCGCCGCTTCCCGGCTATCCACCCGTTGGATTCCTGGTCTAAGTACGAAGGTATCATCGATTCCAAGAAGGTCGCTCAGGCTCGTTCTATCCTCGCTAACGGTGTGGATGTGAACAACATGATGAAGGTTGTGGGCGAAGAAGGTACTTCGATCGAAGACTTCATTGTTTATCTGAAATCTGAATATCTTGATGCCGTTTATCTGCAGCAGGACGCCTATAACGAAATCGACGCCGCTTGCTCTGCAGAACGTCAAAAGTACGTGTTCGACAAGATTTACACCATCCTCATGACGCCGATGACGTTTACCGAAAAGGATGTCGCCCGTACGTTCTTCCTCAAGCTCACGCAGGCTACCAAGGACTGGAACCGCGTGGCGTTTGACTCTCAGGAATTCAAGGATCTCGAATCCAGTATTTTTGCTTCCGTAAAGGAGGTTTCTGCTAATGCATAA